A region of Fervidobacterium sp. DNA encodes the following proteins:
- a CDS encoding SDR family oxidoreductase, whose amino-acid sequence MHWVVTGANRGIGLAIVKELIKENEEVTVGIRSSMPLQHPKLRVLKLDTSNPVSIEEFVRNIDKPVDILINNAGILIEERFPDVTEEGLLLSFKVNTLGPYIIVQELYKAGKIKQGTKIINVSSILGSIANTGGTTSIPYSISKAALNMVTKLLAHRLKDMYVISIHPGWVKTDMGGMNAPILPEESAEGIIKIAKTVNKTGIFLDYTGKIIEW is encoded by the coding sequence ATGCACTGGGTAGTTACTGGTGCAAATAGAGGTATTGGTTTAGCAATCGTGAAGGAACTGATTAAAGAGAATGAAGAGGTAACAGTGGGTATAAGAAGTTCAATGCCATTGCAACATCCTAAGTTGAGAGTTCTAAAGCTTGATACCTCTAATCCTGTGTCTATAGAAGAGTTCGTGCGAAATATCGATAAACCAGTCGATATTTTAATAAATAACGCTGGAATACTTATTGAAGAGCGTTTTCCAGATGTTACAGAAGAAGGACTTTTGCTATCTTTCAAAGTTAATACCTTAGGACCGTATATCATTGTGCAAGAACTTTATAAGGCTGGTAAAATCAAACAAGGAACAAAGATAATAAACGTATCAAGTATTCTCGGTAGTATCGCAAACACTGGAGGAACAACATCGATTCCATATTCAATATCAAAGGCGGCGTTAAATATGGTTACCAAGTTACTTGCCCATAGGTTGAAAGACATGTATGTTATATCTATCCATCCAGGATGGGTTAAGACAGACATGGGAGGTATGAATGCTCCAATATTGCCAGAAGAATCGGCGGAAGGTATAATTAAAATTGCAAAGACAGTAAACAAAACAGGTATATTTCTTGATTATACTGGCAAGATTATCGAATGGTAA
- a CDS encoding IMP cyclohydrolase — MNIKRALISVSDKTGIVEFAKELVNRGIEIITTGGTAKLLAENSIPVKQVSEVTNFPEILGGRVKTLHPKIFGGILADLGDKTHIKELETNQIDPIDMVVVNLYPFDEVQKKTRDEDILIENIDIGGVALLRAAAKNHRNVVVICDPADYNKVIKSLDLCGDVQLHDRRMFALKAFYHTMKYDATIHRVLSELFASEKFDHMTFERFISPQFDYEVLDKVGERFVKLSKYAHNSLAIIIGAIINYLNPNIIVGLSGNLPTSLVDLKKSGNRICELSGEIVALRKLTNDLARKLKESTFSTVAYNEIEDEELIKEILKNKELVRYNYLEPKEKIALAFFIENIMLRKQIDLLEFQEDEKLIFFLLQIMPKYSVIAITEDGYFVINVDLRKPIDALEKTLNESIAKPLVIGTNAKVDSLFKKLCDEKEVEKIIEFST; from the coding sequence ATGAACATTAAAAGGGCACTCATAAGCGTATCTGATAAGACTGGTATCGTTGAATTTGCAAAAGAGTTGGTTAACAGGGGTATAGAAATAATAACTACAGGTGGAACAGCCAAGCTTTTGGCAGAAAACAGTATCCCAGTTAAACAAGTTTCAGAAGTGACAAACTTTCCAGAAATACTTGGCGGTAGAGTGAAAACCCTACATCCAAAAATATTTGGTGGAATACTTGCTGACTTAGGTGATAAAACACATATCAAAGAACTTGAGACAAATCAAATTGACCCCATCGACATGGTAGTGGTTAATCTCTATCCATTTGATGAAGTACAGAAGAAAACGAGAGATGAAGATATACTTATAGAAAACATCGACATAGGTGGTGTCGCATTGTTAAGAGCTGCTGCTAAAAATCATAGAAATGTTGTTGTCATCTGTGATCCAGCCGATTACAATAAAGTTATAAAATCACTTGATTTGTGTGGTGATGTTCAACTACATGATAGACGAATGTTTGCACTCAAGGCATTTTACCATACCATGAAATACGACGCAACAATTCATAGGGTTTTGTCTGAACTTTTTGCTTCCGAAAAATTTGACCATATGACGTTTGAAAGATTCATAAGTCCACAGTTTGACTACGAAGTTTTAGACAAAGTGGGTGAAAGATTCGTAAAACTTTCTAAATACGCTCACAATTCCCTTGCAATAATAATTGGTGCCATAATTAACTACCTAAATCCAAACATAATTGTCGGATTATCGGGTAATCTTCCCACAAGCTTGGTAGATTTGAAAAAGTCTGGAAATAGAATATGTGAATTATCTGGGGAAATAGTTGCTCTTAGAAAACTTACAAACGACCTTGCAAGAAAACTAAAAGAAAGCACCTTTTCAACAGTGGCTTACAATGAGATAGAAGATGAAGAATTGATAAAAGAAATATTAAAAAATAAAGAACTTGTACGGTACAATTATTTAGAACCAAAAGAAAAGATAGCTTTGGCATTCTTTATCGAGAACATTATGTTAAGAAAACAAATAGACCTTTTAGAATTTCAAGAAGACGAAAAATTAATATTCTTCTTATTACAAATAATGCCCAAATATTCCGTAATTGCGATAACTGAAGACGGGTATTTTGTAATCAATGTTGATTTAAGAAAACCTATTGATGCTTTAGAAAAGACTTTAAACGAAAGTATAGCTAAACCTCTCGTAATTGGAACTAATGCAAAAGTAGACAGTTTGTTCAAAAAACTATGCGATGAAAAGGAAGTAGAAAAGATTATAGAATTTTCTACTTAA
- the nrdR gene encoding transcriptional regulator NrdR — MKCPFCGYEDTRVLDSRELSEGRAIRRRRECPQCHARFTTYERYETGPITVVKKDGRREKFDRKKILNGLLKAFEKRPVTTDDIERIVDNIVSKLQKSGTLEVSTELIGKLVMEELKKVDQVAYVRFASVYKDFREIDQFIEVIRELRNEGQI, encoded by the coding sequence GTGAAATGCCCGTTTTGTGGATACGAAGATACACGAGTGCTTGATTCAAGAGAACTGAGTGAAGGACGTGCCATCAGGAGAAGGAGAGAATGTCCTCAGTGTCATGCAAGATTTACAACATATGAAAGATACGAAACAGGCCCAATAACAGTTGTAAAAAAAGATGGCAGGAGGGAAAAGTTTGACAGAAAGAAGATCCTTAACGGTTTGCTCAAAGCCTTTGAAAAACGACCAGTCACTACCGATGATATAGAAAGAATTGTTGATAATATTGTATCAAAGCTTCAAAAAAGTGGTACACTCGAGGTATCAACAGAGCTTATAGGAAAACTCGTAATGGAGGAGCTAAAGAAGGTCGATCAAGTTGCGTACGTAAGGTTCGCCTCAGTTTATAAGGACTTTAGAGAGATTGATCAATTTATAGAAGTTATTAGAGAATTAAGAAATGAAGGACAGATATAG
- a CDS encoding peptidylprolyl isomerase, with the protein MVKISRLLSFAVLMSLIAVTSLFGESKTVAFLEKSGKSIEGTQVYEEEVMEVYEHYLSYYGSFDELFEEPYVKAYILNDFLRERVIGYLASVEKLASDEFVKKYSFVTEDDLKKYYTDNREQLMEEEYVDIDYAIFETQEEAQKFYEKALKEGFQKAIESTEDVQSDSYDGLKKSETNELFLDVLFGKYENNIRIQYTERGNYVFFVRNHNDLSTFEKFKSWPNYSEVADKIGKEKLKSYIDAKIKSENIKVNTSDAYLIWLDFVNGKDPKKIFNEYSPKVFSANKAVITNNSWLIAGIVTAIEDSKSNEEFRAEYQSAVSKLYNMGYKTFSVLSRMRQFDNSERVKLEYNVELSKILLEYIEQEEIMNVLQYIYNNLSELEELSNSSNKDIRLKAMEYLYYMYKALEDDHAEEYYNNIIKEQPNYKFERH; encoded by the coding sequence ATGGTAAAGATATCGCGGCTATTATCCTTTGCCGTTCTCATGAGCTTAATTGCAGTAACAAGCCTTTTTGGAGAGTCAAAAACTGTTGCCTTTTTGGAAAAAAGTGGGAAATCCATCGAAGGTACCCAAGTTTACGAGGAAGAGGTAATGGAAGTATACGAACATTATTTGTCTTATTACGGAAGCTTTGATGAACTATTCGAAGAACCTTACGTCAAAGCCTACATACTAAACGATTTTTTGAGAGAGCGAGTTATAGGATATTTAGCTAGTGTTGAGAAGCTTGCCTCGGATGAATTTGTTAAGAAATACTCTTTTGTTACAGAAGATGATTTGAAAAAATATTATACTGATAACAGGGAACAACTAATGGAAGAAGAGTACGTGGATATTGATTATGCTATCTTTGAAACACAAGAAGAAGCACAAAAATTCTACGAAAAAGCTTTAAAAGAAGGATTCCAAAAAGCAATTGAGTCAACTGAAGATGTTCAAAGTGATTCATACGACGGATTGAAAAAATCAGAGACAAACGAATTATTTTTGGATGTGTTATTTGGAAAATATGAGAACAACATAAGGATACAATACACAGAAAGAGGTAACTATGTTTTCTTTGTGAGAAATCATAACGATTTATCGACTTTCGAAAAGTTCAAATCGTGGCCAAACTACTCAGAAGTTGCAGATAAAATTGGGAAAGAGAAACTCAAGTCTTACATAGATGCCAAAATCAAATCTGAAAACATCAAAGTTAACACTTCTGATGCCTACTTGATTTGGTTAGATTTCGTTAATGGAAAAGATCCAAAAAAGATTTTTAATGAATATTCTCCAAAAGTTTTTAGCGCGAATAAAGCAGTTATAACAAACAACAGTTGGCTTATCGCGGGTATAGTAACTGCTATAGAAGATTCAAAAAGCAATGAAGAGTTTAGGGCAGAGTATCAGTCTGCCGTCTCAAAGTTGTACAATATGGGTTATAAGACTTTCTCGGTACTTTCTCGTATGAGACAGTTTGATAATTCAGAAAGAGTAAAATTAGAATATAATGTTGAACTTTCTAAGATACTTCTCGAATACATCGAACAGGAAGAAATTATGAACGTGCTTCAATACATATACAACAACCTTAGTGAACTTGAGGAACTTTCAAACTCCTCTAATAAGGATATAAGACTGAAAGCTATGGAATATCTATATTACATGTATAAAGCTCTTGAAGACGACCATGCTGAAGAGTACTATAATAATATAATAAAGGAACAGCCGAATTACAAATTCGAAAGACATTAA
- a CDS encoding peptidyl-prolyl cis-trans isomerase, with translation MSKESKDIKIRRTISKWQQVFIWIIAVAFVAGIALWAFAVNYTPGAKKIKRTIEETAGYLTINNEPMKDENYWLFSEEIEEKYGELLAMYGNPQLDPYIETPYIKTLIAVDFLNNKTMLYYAKINNIKSDKKKLDEAVKSEMNEVKKDNNKSKQIKTQYGSLTNYEKEFRKQKEQELLLAAVREKLGGVSENEVKSYYNKNKNDIINKYTKAEVDYATFKTKEEMNKFIKLATEKGITQAASELSVNLTPHTLTKGTFPEEIEKMIFDATSTIVSIPYNENYFVFNIKNVQKVDKYESFAKSSAYKEIRDELLNKKFAENFKKWKDEQKISFELRDAVYKAWYTALTTENKDLMNAYKKMYEMLFTDKGEVRTDIPAEQKTAFLVIADRIAESTDTALEKIKSDVKEFEKKLVNSVYETSKGSSREILRRMKNYYPEKKDIAFQYYSKLYDEVKPYLSVGGAYYVMNQIFEIYQGFAELAESTKTDIKIRADSYYKLYDMNKALDDPKTAKSYLQKLKELKPDYSLDFTKAEKELDEMIKNKEAAAKETKSSTSTSVDVTESTSTQTNSKSTTTKNNKK, from the coding sequence ATGAGTAAAGAAAGTAAAGATATCAAAATAAGAAGGACCATAAGTAAGTGGCAACAAGTCTTCATATGGATTATTGCTGTTGCATTTGTTGCAGGTATTGCTCTCTGGGCATTTGCAGTCAACTATACTCCAGGTGCAAAGAAAATCAAAAGGACGATAGAGGAAACAGCTGGATATTTAACGATCAACAACGAGCCTATGAAAGACGAAAACTATTGGTTATTCTCAGAAGAGATTGAGGAAAAGTACGGTGAATTGCTTGCAATGTATGGAAATCCACAACTTGATCCATATATCGAAACACCGTACATTAAAACCCTTATAGCTGTTGATTTCTTAAACAACAAAACAATGCTTTATTATGCAAAAATCAACAACATAAAATCAGATAAGAAGAAGCTCGACGAAGCTGTCAAAAGTGAAATGAATGAAGTAAAAAAGGACAACAACAAATCTAAACAAATAAAAACACAATATGGAAGTTTAACAAATTATGAAAAGGAATTCAGAAAACAAAAAGAACAAGAATTGCTGTTAGCAGCTGTTAGAGAAAAACTCGGTGGAGTTAGCGAAAATGAAGTCAAAAGCTATTACAACAAGAATAAAAACGATATAATAAACAAGTATACTAAAGCAGAAGTAGATTATGCCACCTTCAAAACAAAAGAAGAAATGAACAAATTTATTAAACTTGCTACTGAAAAAGGTATTACGCAAGCAGCCTCGGAATTGTCAGTGAATCTTACCCCACACACATTGACAAAAGGAACATTCCCAGAGGAAATTGAAAAAATGATCTTTGATGCCACTTCGACTATAGTCTCAATCCCGTACAACGAAAATTATTTTGTTTTCAACATAAAAAACGTTCAAAAAGTCGATAAATACGAATCTTTTGCAAAAAGCAGTGCTTATAAAGAAATACGAGACGAATTGTTAAACAAAAAATTCGCTGAGAACTTCAAAAAGTGGAAGGATGAGCAAAAGATTTCGTTCGAACTGAGAGATGCCGTCTACAAAGCTTGGTATACTGCACTTACTACTGAAAACAAAGATTTAATGAATGCATACAAAAAAATGTACGAGATGCTCTTTACTGATAAAGGTGAAGTTAGAACAGATATACCAGCTGAGCAAAAAACCGCATTTTTAGTGATTGCTGATAGAATAGCCGAAAGTACGGATACAGCTCTTGAAAAAATTAAGTCGGACGTGAAAGAATTTGAGAAAAAACTAGTAAATTCCGTTTACGAAACATCGAAGGGGAGTTCGAGAGAAATACTCAGAAGAATGAAAAATTATTATCCGGAGAAGAAAGACATAGCGTTTCAGTATTATTCAAAGTTGTACGATGAGGTAAAACCATATCTCTCTGTTGGCGGAGCGTACTATGTAATGAATCAGATCTTTGAAATCTATCAAGGCTTTGCAGAACTTGCTGAATCAACAAAAACTGATATAAAGATTAGAGCAGACTCTTACTACAAACTTTACGATATGAACAAGGCTTTGGACGATCCAAAAACGGCGAAAAGTTATCTTCAAAAACTAAAAGAATTGAAACCCGATTATAGTTTAGACTTTACCAAAGCAGAAAAAGAACTTGATGAAATGATAAAGAACAAAGAAGCGGCTGCAAAAGAAACTAAAAGTTCAACATCAACTTCTGTCGATGTAACTGAATCAACAAGCACCCAAACAAATTCTAAATCAACCACTACTAAAAACAACAAAAAGTAA
- the greA gene encoding transcription elongation factor GreA: MEKVKLTKEGYEKLKMELDELKRQLMFEIPERIKAARELGDLSENSEYQEAKNEQGRIASRINELEQMLMNAEIISENFDSSTVNLGDWVLLKNIDTGEELKVQLVNPQEADIFANKISVDSPLGRGINGAKKGQTVKIKAPKGIVKYQVIEISAR; encoded by the coding sequence ATGGAAAAGGTAAAGCTAACAAAAGAGGGTTATGAAAAGCTTAAGATGGAGCTTGACGAATTAAAACGCCAGCTCATGTTCGAAATTCCTGAAAGGATAAAAGCTGCACGCGAACTTGGTGATCTTTCAGAAAATTCAGAATACCAAGAGGCAAAGAATGAACAGGGAAGAATTGCTTCAAGAATAAATGAGCTTGAACAAATGTTGATGAATGCAGAGATAATATCAGAAAATTTTGATTCATCAACTGTTAATTTGGGTGACTGGGTTTTGTTGAAAAACATTGATACGGGCGAAGAATTAAAGGTCCAACTCGTCAATCCTCAAGAGGCAGACATATTTGCTAACAAAATAAGTGTTGACTCACCACTCGGAAGGGGGATAAATGGAGCGAAGAAAGGACAAACTGTTAAGATAAAAGCTCCCAAAGGGATAGTTAAATATCAGGTTATAGAGATAAGCGCGAGATAA
- a CDS encoding YvcK family protein, with amino-acid sequence MKVVVVGGGTGLSTLLKGLKHYPCDITAVVTITDEGGSSGILREELNVPPPGDIRNNLVAMANDENILGELFNYRFKNGSLNGHTVGNIILAALTKITGSFTEAISKVADILAIKGRVLPVSTEMARLVAVFDDGKEVFGETKIVEYGKVHKRRIKKLSLDKIINLNPAVYGALLDCDIIILGPGSLYTSVIANLIVPDFSDAVKQSRAVKIYISNIMTQPGETNDYKLSDHVAEIEKYLGTKIDFVIHSLPPHNQDVLERYETKDSIPVEIDLQDERLIVGRFSKVVFEEEEARIRHDHFIIAKVVYDLIAEKVGL; translated from the coding sequence ATGAAGGTAGTTGTCGTTGGTGGAGGAACAGGCCTTTCAACGCTTTTAAAAGGACTAAAACACTATCCATGTGATATAACTGCTGTTGTTACCATCACCGATGAAGGTGGTAGTTCTGGTATTTTACGCGAAGAACTGAACGTTCCACCACCTGGTGATATAAGGAACAATTTAGTTGCAATGGCAAATGATGAAAATATACTCGGTGAATTATTCAATTATAGGTTTAAAAATGGTTCGTTGAACGGTCACACGGTCGGTAATATAATATTGGCGGCATTGACTAAAATAACTGGAAGTTTTACAGAAGCGATATCAAAAGTGGCAGATATACTGGCAATAAAAGGACGAGTGTTACCTGTCTCAACGGAGATGGCACGACTTGTTGCAGTATTCGACGATGGTAAAGAAGTTTTTGGTGAAACAAAAATTGTAGAATACGGTAAGGTTCATAAAAGAAGGATTAAGAAACTAAGCTTAGATAAGATTATTAATCTGAATCCAGCTGTTTACGGAGCTTTATTAGACTGTGATATTATTATATTAGGGCCTGGCAGTTTGTACACCAGTGTTATTGCAAATCTCATAGTTCCAGATTTCAGTGATGCTGTTAAACAATCAAGAGCCGTAAAGATCTACATATCGAATATCATGACCCAACCAGGTGAAACAAACGATTATAAACTAAGCGATCACGTAGCTGAAATTGAAAAATATCTTGGCACAAAGATCGATTTTGTAATTCATTCGCTTCCTCCACACAATCAAGATGTTCTTGAAAGGTATGAAACTAAGGATTCAATACCTGTCGAAATCGATCTTCAAGATGAAAGGTTAATAGTCGGGCGTTTCTCGAAAGTTGTATTTGAAGAAGAAGAAGCACGCATCAGACATGACCATTTTATTATCGCAAAAGTGGTGTATGATCTGATAGCTGAAAAGGTAGGTTTGTGA
- the rapZ gene encoding RNase adapter RapZ has translation MKELVILTGHSGAGKSTAAGLLEDLGFFCIDNLPPEVVYQVASILSNTVDKLALVLDVRSFLFGDIIKAINDVKDRYPFTKVVFLTAAKDTIIQRFAHTRRSHPLSKQTTSIGEAIDKEMNMMRDVMEIADLVIDTTMLNPHQLREKLTDILEEKSEKNFVVHIISFGFKYGIPLDADFVFDVRFFPNPFYITSLRTKTGKDEEVKEFLKNIDGVTDYTQKIIDLLKIAMARYEIEGRKELTTAIGCTGGRHRSVYFAEELASFFKNQGYKVTLSHRDVELG, from the coding sequence TTGAAAGAGCTTGTGATATTGACAGGGCATTCGGGAGCGGGCAAATCGACAGCAGCAGGTCTTCTTGAAGACCTGGGATTTTTTTGTATAGATAATTTACCTCCCGAAGTAGTTTACCAAGTAGCAAGTATACTGTCAAACACTGTAGATAAACTTGCACTTGTGCTTGATGTTAGAAGTTTTCTGTTTGGCGACATAATTAAAGCAATAAACGATGTGAAAGATAGATATCCTTTCACAAAGGTTGTTTTTCTCACCGCGGCGAAGGATACCATTATACAAAGATTTGCGCATACCCGTCGTTCCCACCCTCTCTCAAAACAAACAACTTCTATCGGTGAGGCAATTGATAAGGAAATGAATATGATGAGGGATGTGATGGAAATAGCCGATCTGGTTATTGACACAACAATGTTGAATCCTCATCAACTAAGAGAAAAACTAACAGATATTCTCGAAGAAAAATCTGAAAAAAATTTTGTTGTTCATATAATAAGCTTTGGCTTCAAATACGGAATCCCGTTGGATGCCGATTTTGTGTTCGATGTAAGATTTTTCCCTAATCCTTTTTATATAACCTCCCTTCGAACCAAGACAGGTAAAGATGAAGAAGTAAAAGAATTTTTGAAAAACATAGATGGTGTAACCGATTACACGCAGAAAATAATTGATCTACTCAAAATAGCTATGGCAAGGTATGAAATAGAAGGACGGAAGGAATTAACAACTGCCATAGGCTGCACTGGAGGTCGTCACAGATCTGTTTATTTTGCCGAAGAATTAGCAAGCTTTTTCAAAAACCAAGGCTACAAAGTTACTTTAAGTCACAGGGATGTTGAACTTGGATGA
- the whiA gene encoding DNA-binding protein WhiA — translation MRYTFSEEVKGELCQVEVLSSDEARAELAGYLKGKGIIVKSAVDVYISLEVGFIPAARRIMNLMHLLGVDKKRLTLLKNRLQKKRVQIFIPLDILEKIDVSILEIPSIINDDIGFFGAFVRGLFVSVGSITDPSKHYHLEFVSYNQALLEYVDSLLTEALGISGKISKMNYNYRYYIKRGRDIQEILELMGAGRAALHFEKILTSREIKGDINRSLNFLTANAKRTGESNAKQIECINLIKDKLGLDNLPEELKQIAQLRLENEELSLSEIGELFNPPLTKSMVYNRIKKLMNIAEELRNLEQVQLEEIQQDCKNEENTFVIDKDLESR, via the coding sequence GTGAGATATACTTTTTCCGAAGAAGTAAAAGGTGAATTATGTCAAGTTGAAGTATTGAGTTCGGATGAAGCACGTGCCGAGCTTGCGGGTTATTTAAAAGGAAAGGGAATCATCGTCAAAAGTGCAGTAGATGTTTATATTTCCTTAGAAGTTGGTTTTATTCCAGCAGCACGAAGAATAATGAATCTAATGCACTTACTTGGTGTTGATAAGAAACGACTTACGTTACTAAAAAATCGATTGCAAAAGAAGAGAGTACAGATATTTATACCCTTGGACATACTCGAAAAGATAGATGTTTCCATACTTGAAATCCCCAGTATAATAAATGATGATATAGGATTTTTTGGTGCTTTTGTTCGTGGACTCTTTGTGTCAGTAGGTTCAATAACAGATCCGTCAAAACATTATCATTTAGAATTTGTTTCCTATAACCAAGCTTTATTGGAATACGTTGACTCGCTATTGACCGAAGCTCTTGGAATCTCCGGAAAAATTTCAAAGATGAATTACAATTACAGATATTATATAAAAAGAGGGCGGGATATTCAGGAAATACTCGAACTTATGGGTGCTGGACGTGCCGCCCTACACTTTGAAAAAATACTTACATCGAGGGAAATAAAGGGCGATATAAATCGCTCTCTAAATTTTTTAACTGCAAACGCTAAAAGAACTGGTGAAAGTAACGCTAAGCAAATAGAATGTATTAATTTAATCAAAGATAAGCTGGGACTCGACAATCTTCCAGAAGAACTCAAACAAATTGCTCAGTTAAGATTGGAGAACGAAGAACTCTCTTTATCAGAAATTGGCGAATTGTTTAATCCACCACTTACAAAGAGTATGGTTTACAACAGAATAAAAAAACTTATGAATATTGCCGAAGAATTAAGGAATTTGGAACAGGTGCAGTTAGAAGAAATACAACAAGACTGTAAAAACGAAGAAAACACTTTTGTTATAGATAAAGATTTAGAGAGTAGGTGA
- the lysS gene encoding lysine--tRNA ligase: MLREFRESRLKEIEKIRQLGVNPYPYSYNKTHTTEDIKKHFEYLTNGEVTEHKVSTAGRVMSIREHGKSAFFHIKDTFGRIQAYVKKDKTENFEFFKQHITVGDIVGVEGIVFKSNTGEITILVEKFQLLNKPLRPMPEKWHGIKDKEILYRQRYVDMIANDETIKRFRIRSDVIKMIREFLNSKGFYEVETPVLQYLIGGASARPFVTHLNVLDIDMYLRIATELHLKRFIVGGFDKVYEIGKIFRNEGISYKHHPEFTSIELYQAYADYEDMMNLTEELITYLVEKLFGTTKIVYQGQEIDFKRPWKRIKMRDFIKENLGVDILEDSDETLVKVLRKHNIEIDINDRGHMIEKLWDLVEDKVIQPTFLIDHPVEISPLAKKHRKDPRLTERFELIIYGREMANAFSELNDPIDQLERFMNQLRLRDLGDEEAQMLDRDFIRALEYGMPPTGGLGIGIDRLVMLLTDSANIRDVIAFPLVRPEGDIDIEEIEIQDDKKIENLELERGDRT; the protein is encoded by the coding sequence TTGCTTAGAGAATTTAGAGAATCAAGATTGAAAGAGATTGAGAAAATACGTCAACTTGGAGTAAATCCTTATCCTTATTCTTACAATAAGACTCACACAACCGAAGACATAAAAAAACATTTCGAATACTTGACAAACGGGGAAGTCACGGAGCATAAAGTCTCGACAGCTGGAAGAGTAATGTCAATCAGAGAACATGGTAAAAGCGCATTTTTTCATATAAAGGACACCTTTGGTAGGATACAAGCGTACGTGAAAAAAGATAAGACAGAAAACTTTGAATTTTTCAAACAGCACATTACAGTTGGTGATATTGTAGGTGTAGAAGGTATAGTTTTCAAAAGTAACACAGGTGAGATAACAATTCTTGTAGAAAAGTTTCAGCTTTTGAATAAACCACTAAGACCTATGCCAGAGAAATGGCATGGAATTAAAGACAAAGAAATACTTTACAGACAACGATACGTTGATATGATAGCAAACGATGAAACGATCAAAAGATTTAGAATAAGATCTGACGTAATAAAGATGATAAGAGAATTTCTTAATTCCAAAGGATTTTACGAAGTTGAAACACCTGTATTGCAATATTTAATTGGTGGAGCCTCCGCAAGACCTTTTGTAACCCATTTAAACGTACTCGATATAGATATGTATTTGAGAATAGCAACAGAGCTTCATCTTAAGAGATTTATTGTCGGTGGTTTTGATAAGGTATACGAAATAGGAAAAATCTTTAGAAATGAAGGAATTTCTTACAAGCATCATCCTGAATTTACATCGATAGAACTTTACCAAGCTTATGCTGACTACGAAGATATGATGAATTTAACTGAAGAACTTATAACATACTTAGTTGAAAAACTTTTTGGAACAACAAAGATAGTTTACCAAGGTCAAGAGATTGATTTTAAACGACCTTGGAAAAGAATAAAAATGAGAGATTTCATAAAAGAGAATCTTGGTGTAGACATTCTCGAAGATAGCGATGAGACATTGGTAAAAGTTTTGAGAAAACATAACATCGAAATTGACATAAATGACAGAGGACACATGATAGAAAAACTTTGGGATCTTGTCGAAGATAAAGTTATCCAACCAACATTTTTAATTGATCACCCTGTTGAAATATCACCTTTAGCAAAAAAACATAGAAAAGATCCAAGACTTACAGAAAGATTTGAATTGATTATCTACGGAAGAGAGATGGCAAATGCTTTTAGTGAGCTGAACGACCCAATTGATCAGCTTGAGAGGTTTATGAACCAGCTCAGGTTAAGAGACCTTGGTGATGAAGAAGCACAGATGCTTGATAGAGATTTCATAAGGGCACTGGAATACGGAATGCCTCCCACAGGAGGGCTTGGCATAGGTATTGACAGACTTGTGATGTTACTCACCGACAGTGCGAACATTAGAGATGTTATAGCATTCCCTCTTGTAAGACCAGAAGGAGACATTGATATCGAGGAAATTGAAATTCAAGATGATAAAAAAATTGAAAACTTAGAATTAGAAAGGGGAGATCGTACATGA